A window of Massilia sp. NR 4-1 genomic DNA:
CCTTGCCCTGCACCTTGCCGAACCGGCCGCTGAAATGGCCGGTGAAATGCAGGCGCAGCGTGACGCGGTCGTCCGCCGCCACCAGATCGGTGATCTCCACTTTCAAATCCGGCACGGCGGTACGGAAGGTCTGGCTGGCTTGCAGCGGACCTGGCAGGCCCTGGGCGCGGCCGGGCGGCAAGGTGCGGTCGGTGAATTCCGGCGCCAGCGCCTCGCGCGCCAGGGCCGGATCGCCGCTGTTCCAGAAAGCGGCGTAGCGGCGTGCCGCCAGCATGACCTGCTCCAGCGCGGCGGGCGAGCCGCCGGTGAAGCTTTTCTGCGGTACGGGCAGGCTGTCGGCGGCGGCGAAGGCAGCCAGCGGCAACAGGGCGGCGGCGAAAATGGCGAGGCGGGACATGGAAGCTCCTGTAAATGAATGGTGCCGCCATTGTCGGTTCCAGCGCGGCGGCGCGGAATGCGTCTGCCGTTTGAAGCAGCTTCTCGCGCCGTTTGAAAAAGAAAAAGCCCGCGCGATGCGGGCTTTGCGGGACATGCAGGCTGCGGCTCAGGGCTTGAAGGTCGTCATGGCATGACCCAGGTGCTGCCACCAGTGCTCGCGCGAGCGCGCCTTGGCCAGGCAAACCTTGTCGATGCCGCCTTTGAAGACCTGGTCCTGGCACATGCCGCTGGCCAGCGCATAGCGCTGGTTCTCGGCATTGACCAGGGCCACCATCAGCCAGCCGCACAGGGCCAGCGTCAGCGCCAGCAGCGTCCAGGCAGCATGATTGACCGAGCTGCGTTCGAACAGACGCGTTTCGTCCGGTTCGGACTCCCGGTACATCTTCATGATGCCTTCTTCCTTGCTGTCCATCTTATTTCTTGCCTGCTTTCTTCTCGGCGGCGGCCTTGGCAACCAGGTAGTCCATCACGGCCAGCGTGTTCTGCATCGACACCATCTCCGGCTGGCCCGGACGGCCGGCCTGGGCGGGCGAGGTCACGAAGCGGCCATCGATGACGATGGTCGGGGCGCTATCAACCTTGTAGGAGCTGACCAGCTGGTTGGATCGCTTCATTTTAGTCTGCACGCCGAAGGAATTGAAGTATTCCAGGTATTTGGCCTTGTCCACGCCGGCTTTCACCACCACGTCGGTCATGGCGTCGTCGCTGCGCAGGCGGTTGCGCTCCACGTGGATGGCGCGGAAAATCTTGTCATGCACGCCTTCCAGCTTGCCCATGGCTTCCAGGGTCAGATAGGCATGGGCGTGCGGATCTTTGTCGCTCGACGCGAAGTGGATGCGGCGGAAAGCGATCTTGTCGCCCTGCTTCTTGACCCAGTCGGCCATCAGCGGTTCCAGCGAATTGCAGTGCGGGCAGGAATACATGAAGAACTCGATCACTTCGACCTTGGCGCCGGTATCGTTGCGCACTGGCGTGTCGAGAACCTTGTATTCGGTGCCGTTCACCGGCTCGGCGGCGGAGGCGCCAGCGGCGGAAAAGGCCAGGGTAGCGGCGGCAAGCATGAAGCGCAGGTAACGCATGGTCATCCTTTTTATCGAGTTATAGACGGCGGCAGATTACCACTTTTTGCGGACGAAAATGGCCCCGCCGGACAAAAATCTCGTCCGGGGGGCCATTTTAAGGCGGGTTTAAGCCGCCTTAAAGCCTACATCCAGCCTAGGGCCGCGCTCAGAAATCGTAGCGCGCCGACAGCTTCAACTGGCGGCCATCGCTCGGATAGATGCCGCCGCGGCAGGAGAAGGCCGCCGTGGTGTAGCGCTTGTCGCCCAGGTTCTGGCCGGACACCGCCACTTCCCACGGGCCGTATTGGCGCGCATAGCGGGCGTCGAAGGTGGTGAAGGACGGCATGCGGGCGTTGCAGGTGTTGAGGAAATCGCCGCCGTAGCGCTGGCTGTCGACCCACTGCACGCCGACGTCGGCGCTCTGGCCGCTGGACGGCGTCCAAGCCAGGCGCGCGCTCAGCACATTCTTTGGCACCAGCACCAGCTCCTTGCCGGCCAGCGCGCCTTCGGTGAACTCGGCCTTCACATGCTGGTAGTGGCCGCTCAGCTGCCAGTCGGCCGCCAGGCGCGCGCTGGCATCGAACTCGATGCCTTGGCGGCGGGTCGGCGGCAGGTTGCTGTTGGCGCCGCCGAACGGGGTGGCGGTCGGATCGTAATAGATCTCGTTGTTCAGCTCATGCTTGAAGACGCGCGCCGCCAGCTTGTAGCCGTTCAGCGCATAGCTCGCACCCAGCTCCAGGTCGTGCGAGGTCTGCGCTTTCAGCGCCACATTGGCTTTCGGCGTGAAGCCGTTTTCGTCGGCGTTCGCCACGCGGTAGCTCTGGCCGGCCTTGGCGTGCAGGGTCAGCGCAGGCAGGACGGCGTAGCTGCCCTGGATTTCCCAGGCGTTCAGGCCGCGCTTGTCGCTGTAGTTGGCAGTCGAGTACTCGACCGGGTCGACGGAATCGATGTTGAACAGTTCGCGCCGCGCGCCGAAGGCCAGGCGCGCTTCGTGCGGGCCGGCCCATTTCATCTCATCGCGCACATAGAAGGCTTTGGAACGCTGGGTGGCATCGGCCTTGGAGAAGGAACCATCGACCACGCGGTTCCAGCGCATCAGATCGATGCCCGCCACCACCTCGTTCTGCATGGCGCCGAACTGGCTGGTGTGGCGCAGGCGCGGCGAGAACTGGGTCTGCTTGGTGTCGTAGTTGGTGGTGGACAGCTTGCCGCCATAGAAGTAGCTGCCGCTGGCGTCTTTCTTGCGGTGCGCCAGTTCGGCGGCCAGGTCGAAGGCGCCGAACTTCTGCTCATAGAAGCCGATGTAACGGTCGCTGTCGACCGAACCGAAGTCGTACGGATGGTTGGTCTTGCGCGGCGTGCTGTCGAATTCGGCCTGGCTCAGGGAACCGGGCAGGCGGCCGTCCTGGCGCAGGATTTCGGTGCGCACGCCGATGCGGCCATTCGGCAGCGTCCATTGCGCGCCGCCGGTGAAGTTGCGCTTCTTGTAGTCGTTATTGTCGCGGTAGTTATCGGTGTCCAGCGCGCCGAGCGAGGCGTCGAGGGCGAAACCGTCCCAGCTCTGCGACACCGCGCCGCGCACTTCGCGCAGGCCGAACTGGCCGGCTTCGGCGAACACGCTGCCGTGGGTGCCCTGGCCCGCCGGGCGCTTGGTGACGATCCGGATCACGCCGCCGGTGGCGCCGTCGCCATACAGCACGCTGCTGCCGCCGCGCATGATTTCGATGCGCTCGACGGAATCGATGGGAATGCTGGACATGATGGCGTCGGCCAGTTCATTTTCCGAGATGCGCACGCCGTCCACCAGCACCACCATATTCTGGCTGCTGTTGCTGCCGAAGCCGCGCAGGTCGAGGCCGAAGTTCGGGCTGCCGTCCAGCGCCTGGCGGCCGTACACGCCGCCGACCTTGCGGATGGCCTGGTTCACATCGCTGGCGCCGGCGCGGCGGATGTCGGCAGCGCTGATCACGGTGGCGCCGATCGGGGCCAGGCCGGGATTGCTGTCGAAGCGGGAGCCGGTCACGACGACGGGTCCCAGGGTCTGGGTCGCGGTTTGCGCCAGTGCGGGTGCGGCGGCAAAGCACAGGGAAACTGCCGCGGCCAGGGCGCGGCGGGAAACGATATAGCTCATAAATATGGTGGCGCCGGAGCGCTTGGAAAAAAGAGGATGGGCCTCAGCCTCCAGCCGCTTCCCCGCAGCAGGAGTCGAACGGAAAGCGCACGGCGGCGCAATCCACCTGTCTTGGCCGGTATCCGGGCTGGCAAGCGGGGGCTGGACCACCTTCCTGCGCCAGCGCAGTGGTTGTCGGTCCATCCTGCCGTCCAATGCGGACGGCGCTTGCTTACCGTTGCGGGGGCAGCAAATGTTGGCCACGCGGCAAAGCGCGGCGCCATTTTTCCCGTTTAACCGCGTCCATGAACAGGAAGCGGGCACCAAAACCCCGCCATTATACGCTTACCACACTTGCTCGAAAAATATTGGCTTTTTGTTAGCAAGGTGAATATATTGTTGCTTGCAGTTCTTTACATTCCAATAAAGGAGAACCATGCAAGCGCGTCCCATCTTGAAGGCCCTGCTCGCCACCGCCGTGGTAGCCGGGCTGGTAATCCAATCGCTGCTGTACGCCCAGGGCGCCCTGGTCGTCGCCGTGCCGCAGCCCACCACCGATACCGGCATTCCGCTGGCCGCCGCCAACGCCGCCGCCGTGACCACGCCCAGCGCGCCCAATGCCTGGGGCGGTCCGCGCAGCGGCAATGAAGCCACCCTGTCCGACCGGGTGGTGAACTACCAGATCGAGGCCACGCTGGACCCGGTCAAGCACACCGTCAGCGGCCAGCAGAAGCTCACCTGGCGCAACCGCAGCGACCAGCCGGTGCGCAGCGTTTATCTGCACCTGTACCTGAACGCCTTCCAGAACGCCAACAGCACCTTCCACAGCGAGATCCGGCGCAGCGGTCGCGGCTTCCGCTCCGGGGTGGAAACCAAGGATGGCGACTGGGGCTATATCGAGCTGCGCAGCGTGCAGCAGAACGGCGCCAAGGTGGACTGGTCCTTCGTCCAGCCCGACGGCGGCCCCGAAACCGACCAGACCGTGGTGCGCCTCGACCTGCCGCAGGCGGTGGCAGCCGGCGCCAGCACCACGCTGGACATCGCCTTCTTCGACCAGCTGCCGCGCGTGGTCGCGCGCACCGGCTACTTCGAGACCTTCCACCTGGTGGCGCAATGGTTCCCCAAGATCGGCGTGCTGGAACTGGCCGGCGAACGAGGCGCCACCGCGCCGCGCTGGAACGTGCATGAATTCCATATGGAGTCGGAGTTCTATGCCGACTTTGGCAGCTATGACGTGAAGCTGACCGTGCCCAAGGCCTTTACCGTGGGCGCCACCGGCCAGCGCCAGGGCGCGCCGGTGGAAAAAGACGGCATGCTGACCCACCACTACAAGCAGGACGACGTGCACGATTTCGCCTGGACGGCCGACAGCCGCAGCGCCACGCCGCTGACCGGAACCTGGACCTTCCCCGGCAGCCCCGAGGTCGAGATCAAGGTGCTGTTCCCGCCCGAATACGCCTCCAACGCGGCGCCGGCCATGAAGGCGACCAAGGACGCGCTGAACTTCTATTCGAAGACGCTCGGCCCCTACCCCTACAAGACCGTGACCGTGGTGATCCCGCCGCATAACGCGGGGGAAGCGGGCGGCATGGAATACCCGACCTTCTTCACCGCCGATGGCATTCCCGACCTGCAGCCCGACACGCTGGGGGCTTTCGGCCTGGATTTCGTCACCATCCACGAATTCGGCCATGGCTATTTCTACGGCATCCTCGCCAACAACGAGTTCGAGGAACCGATGCTCGATGAAGGCCTGAACCAATTCTGGAACACCCGCATGACGCGCGCCGAACAGCGCGATATCCACGTGGCCAAACCCTGGATGCAGCGCCTCGGCCTCAATCCGGTGTGGGAGTTCAGCCAGGCGCAGCGCCTGGCGACGCCGCTCAGCTTCCCGGCCGATGCGCTGGGCGCCAATGCCATGGACCGCCTGCAAAGCATCGGGCCGGTGTACACGCGCACCGCGCTCGCCATGCTCGACCTGGAAAAGGAGATCGGCAAGGAAGCGCTGGAACGCGGCTTCAAGGAATACTACCGGCTGTGGAAGTTCCGCCACCCAAGCATCGCCGACCTGCGCGAAACCCTGGCCGAGGCGACCGGCCAGCGCAAGGCGGTGGAGCGCGTGTTCGCCCAGCAGGTGTACGCCGTCTCGAAGGTGGACGACAGCATCGATAGCCTGAGCAGCGAGGAAGTGCTGCCGCAGCCGGGCAGCCACGCCAGCAAGGGCAAGCGCATCCTGCTCGGCAACGAGGCGGTGGAAAAGCAGGCCGACGAGATCCGCGAAAAATGGGAGAAGGCGCATCCCGACGCCAAGGAAGGCAGCGGCCCCTTCCCCTACCACACGGTGGTGGTGGTCAAGCGCAAGGGCGCGGCCGTGCCGCAAACCTTGCTGATGCGCTTTGCCGACGGCAGCAGCGAGACCGTGAAGTTCGAAGGCGAGGAGCGCTGGCGCCGTTTCGAGTGGACCCGCAACAGCGAAGCCGTTTCCGCCACGCTGGACCCGGAAGGCAAGCATCTGCTGGACATCAACAAGCTCGATGACAGCCAGACCTTGAAAGCCGACCGCCGCGCCCAGCGCCGCTGGAGCTTCGACCTCGCCGCCCTGGCGCAAACCCTGTACACCCTGATTGCGACCTTATGAAAACCCATCTGATCCAGGCCGCGCGCGCGGCCCTGCAATGGCGGCTGCTGCTGCTGTGGTGCGGCGTGACGCTGCTGCCTTCCCTGCTGCTGGCCCTGCCCGTCTGGCAATACCTCGATGTGCTGAGCCACTCGGTGCTGGCGCCCGAGCTAGCCGCTTCGCTCAACCATCCGGCACTGGCCGACCTGATCCATGGCTTCCGCGAGCAAGGCGGCGGCGTGCGCAACGGCGCGCTGCTGAGCGCCATCCTGGCCCTGCTGCTGTCGCCGCTGCTGTGCGGCAGCGTGATCACGGCGGCGCGCAGCCGCCACACGCTGGGCTTCCGCGCCCTGTGGTCGGGCGGCCTGACCGAGTATCCGCGCCTGCTGCGCACCCTGGTCTGGGCCGTCGTGCCGGTCGGCCTGGCACTGGGCGCGGCGCACGGCCTGCATTCCCTGGCCGAGAGCCATGGCGAAAAGGCGGTGCTGGCATCCAGCGCCGAGAATGCGGCCCTGCTGGCCACCATCGCCGGCGTCGTGCTGCTGGCCTTCGCCAATCTGACGCTGGACGCGGGCCGCGCGGCGCTCGCCATCGACAAACGCCGCACGTCGGCCGTCAAGGGCTGGTGGCGCGGCCTGAAGCTGCTGGCACGCTATCCGGGCACGGTGCTGGGGCTGTATCTGGCGCTGAGCCTGGGCGGCCTGCTGCTGGCCGGCCTGCTGGGCATTGCGCGCGTCAATGCGCCGACCGGGCAACTCATCGGCTTTATCGGCGGGCTGCTGCTGACCCAGGCCATCGTGCTGGCGCTGGCCTGGATGCGCAGCGCGCGCCTGTTCGCCCTGATCGCGCTGGCGCATGCCGACGACGCCCGCCATGGCGGCGGCGTGGCCAAGGCGGCCAAGGTCAAAGCGCCGGCTATCGAAAGTATCGATGCCTGACTACGATATTTTCAGGATTGGCAAAGGGGTGGCCGGGGACTAAAGTAAAGGCTCGATAGCACAGGTTCGATATGAGCACTTTAGCCACTTATTTTCTGTCCCACGGCGGCGGCCCCTGGCCCTTCATGCGCGAGGAGTTCGGCCACACTTACGATAAGCTGGACGCCTCCTTGCGCGACCTGCCGCGCCAGATCGGCGCCAAGCCCAAGGCGATCCTGGTCGTCACGGCGCACTGGGAGACGGCGCAGTTCACGCTCTCTTCCAGCGCGCGCCCGCCGATGATCTACGATTACTCGGGTTTTCCGCCGCACACCTACCAGATCCAGTATCCCGCGCCGGGCGATCCGGCGCTGGCCGAACGCGCGCGCGGCCTGCTGCAGGATGCCGGCCATGCGGCCCTGCTGGATGGGCAGCGCGGTTTCGACCATGGCACCTTCAGCGCCATGTATCCGGTCTTTCCCGAGGCCGACGTGCCCATCGTGCAGCTCTCGCTCAAGCACGGCCTCGACCCGCTCGCGCACATCGAGGCCGGCCGCGCCCTGCGCCCCCTGCGCGGCGAGGGCGTGCTGATCGTCGGCAGCGGCCTCAGTTACCACAATCTGCGCCAGTTCAACGGCAATGGCGCGCAAGCCTCGCATGCCTTCGACGCCTGGCTGCGCGCCACGATGGCCTTGCCGCCGCGGCAGCGCAAGCAGGCCTTGCTCGATTGGGAAAGCGCGCCGTCGGCGCGGGCCGCCCATCCGCGCGAAGAGCATCTGCTGCCGCTGATGGTGGCGCTGGGCGCGGCCGAGGACGAGGCCGCGCACGAGGTGTGTCACGAGGACGATTTCTTCGGCGCGCTGGCCGTATCCAGCTTCCGCTTCGGCACGGCTGTGGACTAAGAGGCCGTTTCAAAATGGCTGTGGCCAGGCGCCGCGCCAAGCCGGAGCAACGACGCCGCGGCCATTAAAACGGCCTCTCGATGTCAGGTACCGCGCTTGCCCTTCATGCGTTCGGCTTCCTTCTCGGCGGCCTTGATGGCGGCCTGCTCGGCTTTGACACGCTCCGCTTCGATATGAATGGCCAGCGCCGCTTCGCGCGTTTGCGGCGTTTCCAGCGAGATGCGTCCCAGCGCGCCGCTGCGGTAATCCTGCAGCAGCATGTGCGAAGCCTTCTCGAAATCCGGCTCGCCGCCGCGCACGCGGTAGCCGCGCCGCATGGCGACGCCTTCCACCACGCCGATGCCGTCCAGCTCTTCCACCTTCAGGCCATAGCGCGCCTTCAGCAGCGCGGGGTAGCGGCGCAGCAGTTCCTCGGCCAGGAATACCGCCACCTCTTCCTCGATCAGCGCGTTGGCGCCGATGGCGTGGCTGGCGGCCAGCATCAGGCCATCGCTCGGCATGGCGATCTTCGGCCACAGCAGACCGGGCGTGTCGATCAGCACCGTGTTCAGGTCCAGGTAGATTTTCTGCTGCTGCTTGGTCACGGCCGGCTCGTCGCCCACCTTGGCCACGCGGCGCTTGAGCAGCGCGTTCATCAGCGTCGATTTGCCGACGTTGGGTATACCCATGATCATCATGCGCAGCGGCTTGGTCGGCTGGCCGCGGTGCGGCGCCAGCGCGCGCACCTTGTCGATCACGCGCGCCACGTCGGCCGGCTTCTTGGTCGTCATGGCGTAGGCGGTCACGTCCGGATCGCGCTCGTAATGGGTGACCCAGGCCGCCGTGGCGTCAGGGTCGGCCAGATCGACCTTGTTCAGGATCTTCAGGCAGGGACGGCCGCGGAACTTGCGCAGCTCTTCCACCAGCGGGTTGCAGCTGGCCTCGGGCAAGCGGGCGTCCACCACCTCGATCACCACGTCGACGTCCGCCATCTGCTCGGCCGCCTTTTTCTTGGCGGCGGCCATATGCCCCGGGAACCATTGGATTGCCATCTTCTGCCTTCTAAATCTGTCGAACAATCCGCTATTTTACCGTTTTGAGGCGCCGCTGCCTATTTGCCCGGCAGGCTGCCTAGAGTTCCGCCAGGGTCTTGATATGGGCCGCCACGCTGCGGCCCAGCGCCGACAGGCTGTAGCCGCCCTCCAGGCAGCTGACGATGCGGCCCTTGGCGTACAGCTTGGCGATGTCCATGATCTGCCGCGTCATCCACACATAGTCCGCCTCCACCAGGCCCATGCCGCCCAGTTCATCCTCGCGGTGGGCGTCGAAGCCGGCCGAGATGAAGATCATCTGCGGCTGGAAGGCGTGCAGGGCGGGCAGCCATTTTTCCTGCACCAGCTGGCGCACCGCCTCGCCCTTGGTATGGGCCGGCACCGGCACGTTCACCAGATGCTCGGAGATCGGATCGGCCTCGGTGTAGGGGTAGAAGGGATGCTGGAAAAAGCTCACCATCAGCGCGCGCGGCTCGTGGCGCAGCGACTCTTCCGTGCCGTTGCCGTGGTGGACGTCGAAATCGATCACCGCCACCCGCTCCAGGCCGCGCGCGTCGAGCGCATGCTTGGCGGCGATGGCAACGTTATTGAACAGGCAAAAGCCCATCGGTTCGGTGGGGCGCGCATGGTGGCCGGGCGGGCGCACCGCGCAGAAGGCGTTGTCGATCTCGCCATCGATGACGGCGTCGGTGGCCGCCACCGCGGCGCCGGCCGCGCGCAAGGCCGCCTGCCAGCTGTAGGCGTTGATCGAGGTGTCGGCGTCGATCGGATAGTGGCTCTCGCCCGGATACGGGCGGTTGTCGCGCACGATGGCGATGGCATTGGCCGTGTGGTTGCGGGCGATATCGGCCACGTCGGCCAGCGGCGCTTCGCGGTGGTCGAGGAAGGCGTCGATTTGCGCAGTAATCAACTGGTCGGCGATGGCCTGCAGCCGCGCCGGCGATTCGGGATGCCACTCGCCCATTTCATGGCGCTGGCAGTCGGGATGACTGTAAATTGCTGTGCTCATGTCGCTTGTGTCTGTGTGCCTATGGCGGTAATCTAGCCCTACCCCATATCAGCCGGGGACTTAACAGGATACCATGTACGCCAAATTCCATAATGTTGCGCAGCAGGTTGGCCAGGTCATCGTCGGCAAGGACTTGCAAGTGCGGCAAGCGCTGACCTGCCTGCTGGCCGGCGGCCACCTGCTGGTGGAGGACGTGCCGGGCGTGGGCAAGACCACGCTGGCGCATGCGCTGTCGATCTCGCTGGGCCTGCAGTTCAACCGTATCCAGTTCACCAGCGACCTGCTGCCGGCCGACGTGGCGGGCATTTCCATCTACGACCGTGAGAAAGGCGGTTTCGCCTTCCACCCCGGCCCGATCTTCACCCAGGTGCTGCTGGCCGACGAAATCAACCGCGCCACTCCCAAGACGCAATCGGGCCTGCTGGAAGCAATGGAAGAGCGCCAGGTCTCGGTCGACGGCGTGACGCGCGTGCTGCCCGAACCGTTCTTTGTCATCGCCACCCAGAACCCGGCCCACCAGATCGGCACCTTCCCGCTGCCCGAATCGCAGCTGGACCGCTTCCTGATGTGCCTCTCGCTCGGCTATCCCGACGCCGCCGCCGAACGCGCCCTGCTGATGGGCGAGGACCGGCGCAGCATGCTGAAAACGCTGCCGGCCCTGATGGCGCCGGCCGAATTGGCGGCCGCCCAGAAGGGCCTGCGCCAGATCCACGCCGCGCCCGCGCTGATCGATTATGTGCAGGCGCTGGCCCAGGCTTCACGCCAAAGCGGCGCCTTTGCCGAAGGCCTCAGCCCGCGCGCCGCGCTGGCGCTGCTGCAGGCCGCGCGCGCCTGGGCCGCGCTGGAAGGCCGCGACCATGTGATCCCGGAAGACGTGCAGGCCATGCTGGTGCCGGTCTGCGCCCACCGTCTGCGGCCGCTGAAATCGGCGCAGGGCGTGGCGCTGGGCAGCCGCGACCTGGTGCTGCAGCTGCAGAAGTCGGTGCCGCTGTAAGGACGATGGCCAGGCCATGCTAGGCGCAGGCGCAATGGCGGCGGCAAAGCGGGTACGCGACCGCTGGCTGTTCCAGCTTGGCCCGCGCGAGGCGGGCGAAGTGCTGCTGGTGATGCGCCGCGTTTTCATCCTGCCCACGCGCGCCGGCCTGGCCTTTTGCGGCCTGCTGCTCATCATGCTGATCGGCGCCGTCAACTACAACCTTGGCCTGGGCTTTGCACTGACCTTTTTCACCGGCGCCTGCGCCGTGGCCGATATGGTGATGACGGCGCGCAATCTGGGCTTGCTGCGCCTGGCGCCGGGCCGCGCCCAGCCCGTGTTCGCCGGCGAGGAGGCACAATTCGAGCTGCATCTGCATAATCCGGGACAGCGCGACCGTTACGCCGTCTGGCTCGGCTTCCAGGAACAGGGCGCACCGCGCCATGTGGCCGACGTGCTGGCCGGCGCCAGCGCCAGCGTGGTGCTGGCCGCGCCCACCACGCGGCGCGGCTGGCTGGCGGCGCCGCGCGTGCGCCTGTTCACGCGCTTCCCGCTCGGCCTGTTCGGCGCCTGGAGCTATTGGCTGCCCGACCTGAAGGTGCTGGTCTATCCCTTCCCCGAATACGATGCGCCGCCGCTGCCCACCAGCGGCGCGGCCAGCGAGGATGGACATGGACAGGTCGGCCTGGACAACTTCGCCGGCATCCGCAGCTACCAGCCCGGCGATCCGATGCGCCATCTGGCCTGGCGCCAGATCGCCCGCCTCGATCCCGCCAGCGGCCAGCTGCTGACCAAGCATTTCGAAGGCGGCGCAGTGGCCGAGCTGAGTCTCGATTTCGACCAGCTCCCGTCCACGCTCGATCTGGAGCTGCGCCTGTCGCGCATGACGCGCTGGGTGCTGGAGGCCGAGCAGCGCGCCCTGCCCTACGCCTTCCGCCTCGGCCCGCAGCATTTTCCGTCCGCGCTGGGCGAGGCCCACCGCGCCGCCTGCCTGCGCGCCCTGGCCCTGTACGGCAGCGAGGGGACGGCATGAGGCCCGGCGCCCCCGGCTCCGGCGCGCCGCAAGGCCGGCCACGCGCCCCGGCCCCTGGCGGCGGCGGTGGCCGCGCCACGCCGCGCGCAGCGCCCAGCCATGGCGCGCCAGCGGCGGGCGCCTTGCCCGCGGCCGCGCCGACGCCGGTGCTGGGCCTGGTGGCGCGCATGACGCGCGACAAGGCCGACACCCTGCTGCTGCTGCTGGCAGCGCTGATGGTGCTGCTGCCGCACTTCGCCCATCTGCCGCTGTGGACCAGCATCACGGCCACGCTCACGCTGGCCTGGCGCGCCGCCATCACCCTGCTGGGCCGCCGCCTGCCGCCGCTGTGGATCCTGCTGCCGGTATCGGTGCTGGCCATGGGCGGCGTCTACCTGTCCTTCCGCACCCTGCTGGGACGCGATCCCGGCGTCGCCATGCTGGCCCTGCTGCTCGCCTTCAAGCTGCTGGAAATGCAGGCGCGGCGCGACCTGTACGTGGTGGTCTTCCTCTGCTTTTTCCTGCTGCTGACCGATTTTTTCTACTCGCAAAGCATCTTCACCGCGCTGACGATGATGGCCACCATCGTCATGCTGCTGACGGCCCTCGTCACCTTCCAGTACACCGGCATCGTGCCGCCGCTGAAACAGCGCCTGCTGATGGCGGCGCGCATCTTCCTGGTGGCCGCGCCTTTGGGCCTGCTGCTGTTCGTCGCCTTCCCGCGCATCCAGGGGCCGCTGTGGGGCTTGCCGGGCGATGCGCGCAGCGGGCGCACCGGCATTTCCGACACGATGGCGCCGGGCAGCCTGTCCAGCCTGGCCGCCTCCGACGAGGTCGCCTTCCGCGTGCGCTTCTTCGATCCCCGGCCGCGCCAGGACCAGTTGTACTGGCGCGGCGTGGTGCTCAGCAACTACGACGGCCGCACCTGGACCCGCAGCGGCCGTCCGCTTTACCGCGGCGGCCTGCCCGCCGGCCTGAGCATCCACCTGCGCGGCCCCGGCATCCGCCACGAAATCACCATGGAGCCGAGCGGCAAGCGCTTCCTGTTCACGCTCGAATTCACCGAGCCGGATCTGAGCATTCCCGGCCAGCGCCTGCGCAACAGCGACGAGCTGGAAAGCTATGTGATGGAGCCGCTGCACGAGCGCCTGCGCTACCGCGCCAAGGCCTACACCGATTTCAGCCTGAAAGGCGAGGCCAGTCCGGCGCGCACGGCGCAGTGGCGCCAGCTGCCCCCGGGCTTCAATCCGCGCGCGCTGGAGCTGGCGGCCAGCCTGCGCGCCCTGGACGATCCGGCGGCGGCGGTACGCGCCGTGCTGCGCAAATTCCGCAGCGAACCGTATCGCTACACCTTGACGCCGCCCGCCCTGGGCCGCGATGCGGTGGACGAATTCCTGTTCGCCAGCCGCGCCGGTTTTTGCGAACATTACGCCAGCGCCTTCGTCTACCTGATGCGCGCGGCCGGCATTCCGGCGCGCGTCGTCACCGGCTACCAGGGCGGCGAGCTGAATCCGGTGGACGGCTACCTGATCGTGCGCCAGTCCGACGCCCACGCCTGGGCCGAAGTCTGGCTGGGCGAGCAAGGCTGGCAGCGCGTCGACCCCACCGCCGCCGTCGCCCCGCAGCGCGTCGAGCAAAGCCTGGCGCGCGCCATCCCGGCCGAGCCGCCCTTCGGCCTGGAGGGGCTGGCCGGCCTGGTGGATTTGCAGAACGACCGCGAATCGTGGC
This region includes:
- a CDS encoding class III extradiol ring-cleavage dioxygenase, which translates into the protein MSTLATYFLSHGGGPWPFMREEFGHTYDKLDASLRDLPRQIGAKPKAILVVTAHWETAQFTLSSSARPPMIYDYSGFPPHTYQIQYPAPGDPALAERARGLLQDAGHAALLDGQRGFDHGTFSAMYPVFPEADVPIVQLSLKHGLDPLAHIEAGRALRPLRGEGVLIVGSGLSYHNLRQFNGNGAQASHAFDAWLRATMALPPRQRKQALLDWESAPSARAAHPREEHLLPLMVALGAAEDEAAHEVCHEDDFFGALAVSSFRFGTAVD
- a CDS encoding thiol:disulfide interchange protein DsbA/DsbL, which encodes MRYLRFMLAAATLAFSAAGASAAEPVNGTEYKVLDTPVRNDTGAKVEVIEFFMYSCPHCNSLEPLMADWVKKQGDKIAFRRIHFASSDKDPHAHAYLTLEAMGKLEGVHDKIFRAIHVERNRLRSDDAMTDVVVKAGVDKAKYLEYFNSFGVQTKMKRSNQLVSSYKVDSAPTIVIDGRFVTSPAQAGRPGQPEMVSMQNTLAVMDYLVAKAAAEKKAGKK
- a CDS encoding ester cyclase, with the protein product MSRLAIFAAALLPLAAFAAADSLPVPQKSFTGGSPAALEQVMLAARRYAAFWNSGDPALAREALAPEFTDRTLPPGRAQGLPGPLQASQTFRTAVPDLKVEITDLVAADDRVTLRLHFTGHFSGRFGKVQGKGQAIDFQAFDLYRVQDGRITDNWHLEDNLTLLQQMGVIQQ
- a CDS encoding M1 family metallopeptidase codes for the protein MQARPILKALLATAVVAGLVIQSLLYAQGALVVAVPQPTTDTGIPLAAANAAAVTTPSAPNAWGGPRSGNEATLSDRVVNYQIEATLDPVKHTVSGQQKLTWRNRSDQPVRSVYLHLYLNAFQNANSTFHSEIRRSGRGFRSGVETKDGDWGYIELRSVQQNGAKVDWSFVQPDGGPETDQTVVRLDLPQAVAAGASTTLDIAFFDQLPRVVARTGYFETFHLVAQWFPKIGVLELAGERGATAPRWNVHEFHMESEFYADFGSYDVKLTVPKAFTVGATGQRQGAPVEKDGMLTHHYKQDDVHDFAWTADSRSATPLTGTWTFPGSPEVEIKVLFPPEYASNAAPAMKATKDALNFYSKTLGPYPYKTVTVVIPPHNAGEAGGMEYPTFFTADGIPDLQPDTLGAFGLDFVTIHEFGHGYFYGILANNEFEEPMLDEGLNQFWNTRMTRAEQRDIHVAKPWMQRLGLNPVWEFSQAQRLATPLSFPADALGANAMDRLQSIGPVYTRTALAMLDLEKEIGKEALERGFKEYYRLWKFRHPSIADLRETLAEATGQRKAVERVFAQQVYAVSKVDDSIDSLSSEEVLPQPGSHASKGKRILLGNEAVEKQADEIREKWEKAHPDAKEGSGPFPYHTVVVVKRKGAAVPQTLLMRFADGSSETVKFEGEERWRRFEWTRNSEAVSATLDPEGKHLLDINKLDDSQTLKADRRAQRRWSFDLAALAQTLYTLIATL
- a CDS encoding TonB-dependent receptor → MSYIVSRRALAAAVSLCFAAAPALAQTATQTLGPVVVTGSRFDSNPGLAPIGATVISAADIRRAGASDVNQAIRKVGGVYGRQALDGSPNFGLDLRGFGSNSSQNMVVLVDGVRISENELADAIMSSIPIDSVERIEIMRGGSSVLYGDGATGGVIRIVTKRPAGQGTHGSVFAEAGQFGLREVRGAVSQSWDGFALDASLGALDTDNYRDNNDYKKRNFTGGAQWTLPNGRIGVRTEILRQDGRLPGSLSQAEFDSTPRKTNHPYDFGSVDSDRYIGFYEQKFGAFDLAAELAHRKKDASGSYFYGGKLSTTNYDTKQTQFSPRLRHTSQFGAMQNEVVAGIDLMRWNRVVDGSFSKADATQRSKAFYVRDEMKWAGPHEARLAFGARRELFNIDSVDPVEYSTANYSDKRGLNAWEIQGSYAVLPALTLHAKAGQSYRVANADENGFTPKANVALKAQTSHDLELGASYALNGYKLAARVFKHELNNEIYYDPTATPFGGANSNLPPTRRQGIEFDASARLAADWQLSGHYQHVKAEFTEGALAGKELVLVPKNVLSARLAWTPSSGQSADVGVQWVDSQRYGGDFLNTCNARMPSFTTFDARYARQYGPWEVAVSGQNLGDKRYTTAAFSCRGGIYPSDGRQLKLSARYDF